A single Pan troglodytes isolate AG18354 chromosome X, NHGRI_mPanTro3-v2.0_pri, whole genome shotgun sequence DNA region contains:
- the LOC129138630 gene encoding non-histone chromosomal protein HMG-14-like, with protein MPKRKVSSTKGAAKEEPKRRSVWLSAKPPAKVEVKPKKAAAKDKSSDKKVQTKGKRRAKGKQAEVANQETKEDLPAVKRETKTEESPASDEAGEKEAKSD; from the coding sequence ATGCCCAAGAGGAAGGTCAGCTCCACCAAAGGGGCCGCCAAGGAAGAGCCCAAGAGGAGATCGGTGTGGTTGTCAGCTAAACCTCCTGCAAAAGTGGAAGTGAAGCCAAAAAAGGCAGCAGCGAAGGATAAATCTTCAGACAAAAAAGTGCaaacaaaagggaaaaggagagcAAAGGGAAAACAGGCCGAAGTGGCTAACCAAGAAACTAAAGAAGATTTACCTGCAGTAAAGAGGGAAACGAAAACTGAGGAGAGTCCAGCCTCTGatgaagcaggagagaaagaagccaaGTCTGATTAA